TTCTTAATCCCGCTTTGAGACATTTTTTTCTCCAGGTTGTTTAAACTAAGAGATAAGAGCATACCATCACTAGCGGTCGTGTTGAATTTTTTCTTCGGAGACTAATTCATGGATTACAAAGCTGTCTTTTACTTTGAAATTAATCATATTCATTAAAGTTATGATTGTGAAAGACGAGTACAGTAATTCCCctgaattaataattttaaggaatttttgcagTTTTCAGTTATTATCTTGAtcattattatagataaagaaagATACACTGTACACAgcaaaaatatttagaaaagtaaggtctacaaataaactaaaacatatgtacatgtatgacactTTAAAAAGTTACCTAAGACGttttggcacatctttttggaattttgaatcctcaatgctcttcaacttttttggctttttaacaaatttgatatgagcgtcattgatgagtcttatgtagacgaaaagcgcgtcttgcgtagtaaattataatcctggtacctttgatgactgTTATTGCCctataaagaaaataattcataAGTTTTTTATCTAGTTTACTCactttaaaaatcttctcttttgaaaataaaattaacggtactaattttcttgcaccagatgcgcatttcgacaatacatgtctcttcagtgatgctcgtggccaaaatatttgaaatccaaagcttatataaaagatgaagagctattataatccaaaaggtccaaaaagtatagccaaatccgtgaaagaaatcagagctttgcacgagggagatacattccttaatttataataatttcttatcattttgtaacagcaaattttaataacacaaaaaaatccgtattttcatgccagtaccgaagtactggctactgggctggtgataccctcggggactaatagtccaccagcagaggcatcgacccagtggtagtaaataaaattaacggtactaattttcttgcaccagatgcgcatttcgacaatacatgtctcttcagtgatgctcgtggccaaaatatttgaaatccaaagcttatataaaagatgaagagctattataatccaaaaggtccaaaaagtatagccaaatccgtgaaagaaatcagagctttgcacgagggagatacattccttaatttataataatttcttatcattttgtaacagcaaattttaataacacaaaaaaatccgtattttcatgccagtaccgaagtactggctactgggctggaaCTGCTGAATCAGTTTTAGCCAAACGTGGCCTAAATTAGCTTCAGATTATCTAGGATAAGTTCTGTATTTAATTTCCTTGTAAAGAAACATAGCCACTATGTCTAAAATTGAATATAAtggtaaaatgcatttaaaaaggATGCAATAAGATACTTTTTATATTCCCTGTAATAGTTTTATAGTGTTGATATGTACAGTGATACATatattaacttttttggattcgagcgtcactgatgagtcttttgtagacggaatgcgcgtctggcgtatatacaaaatttagtcctggtatctatgatgagtttattaatactgcactcgttctatttgaacattcaaaatgcgttgactgtatatttctatgtcatatacagtctctgacctgatatcacttttcctcatgaatatttaaatagaaattgccgaaattataattaattaatcATACGACCTAAGCAACTTGTTCTTGTTTCCAAGGTatacaacgactcaaacttatttcttttgcaatttttagaggaaaaaaacatatttcacttattaaaATGTTGGGTTTGcaaactataaatcattatgttttattcttaatgttgatattttagttcattctcAAATAAATTCGTTCACCAAAGATTGCGGGTTTCAAcaggtaatgtacatttcattgtgttgtatatttctccgcctgcatgatataaggcctttttaaaaaaagagggaagTTTCCCaatatctaaatcaaataataacattcacacattaaacaacaattgaaaatggttttttttttagattgcagtataaagacaaaaATAGTGCATTGACGTGACATACATGTATCaccgatataaggattcggcccgaaacggggaaaaagcttgtcagagcctcgcatttccccgtttctatcGATAATCTTTATATCGTTAATATGTCAAATCAATGCACTGTTATTGTCTCTATGTTAATGGCATCCAAGTATGTGGTTATTTCTTTGTAGAACCGGCATGTGGAGGATTTTCGTGTGCAGGTGCATCAGACAGAGGACCAGAATGCAACTGTACAGGAAGTGGAAAGGAAGGACAGTTCTGTGATAGtggtaaatatatttatatctttatttcagAACGCTATAGTGTGTCATCAAGGCGAGCAGCATGATTCAGTATAGCCACTCCCAGAAGTACATAGATAACGTAGACTTTTCCTGTAATGTTCTGTTTGGTCAAAACGAATGCTAGCGTATCTActttatagttaccttttttttaaagttaaggtTTCAGCTTTCCTGGTGAAAGTTAATTCAATATATACTCTTTTCTTTTGGCAGGTCAAATTTGGCGGTTTTTATCTAGAATGACTAATTATAAGGAGCCTATGAACGAACATATAAATTACCTTATTCATTCTCGAACTGAACATGCTTATGTCTGGCAAACAACAATAGGCGTTTGTCAACTTGCATTGTAGTCATATTTCACTTTTTGTCCGCTCGTATAGCACAAAGGGTCAGTATGAGTTATCTCTTATTGATCACTCCCCGTCGTTGACGTTCGGTTACTTTTACAAACATATATTACTCTAAAACTACTAGTCCTAATATAACCACACATGGCCAAAGTTATCCTTGTGTCATCTAGTTAAAACAACTTTTGTCCAGACTGCCAACAAATATTGCCGCCGAGGCAAATACATTATAGGGGTGCACTAATTTAGTGTAATATCGTGTAAACTGTTCCAAGTAGAGATCATTTGACAGGAACGAATGGTTCTGAATGAGATCTTCTTAACGTATGTTTGTCGACGACACATAAGTAGTAAACAtgcgagggtatcaccagccctgtaGTCAACACAACGGTGTTGAcaagaatatcaataatgtggtcatttttataaatttcctgtttacaaaactttgaattttttgaaaaactgcggattttcatatcccaggcatagattttttggaattttggatcctcaatgctcttcaactttgtactagtttggctttatgagcgttactgatgatgcttatgaagacgaaacgcgcgtctggcgaactaaattatattcctgccacctttgataactatttactgacCCCTAGTGAGAATTTGTATCTGGTATTTTGATTTCGAGAAGAAAAATAATATGTACATGAGaccaaataatttgaaaaaccATATTCAATGCTGTTTATTTCAATTACAGGTGTAACATGCCCCAAACCGAACGATCATAGGAATTCTAATTTAGCACCATTAAAAACCCGATATAATCACCAAGAAGAAGTTACGTTCTCTTGCAAAACAGGATATTATAATGTATCTGGTGAATTCGTTAGACAATGCCAAGAAGACAAAACATGGAGTGGAGAACCATATCTTTGTGACCGTAAGTACATTCTTGTATCTGGTTCTAGTGCAACTCTTTCAGAGTACCTGATTTCAAACAGTTCTTCATTGTATTCGTGATTCAATTTCCATTGAAGTGTTACAATCAACGTTCCTCAGCGGTTGCAAAGCAACTTGtcgaaatcaaaaatattttgaaccagTAGACCACAGCTTCCACAATAAAGTACATTACCTTTTGATGTTGATGTTGATGTAACGATGACAACTATGACAATGTCATTATATAAATTACAACGTTTCGCCGCTTTTCAGttctatattttaaatttatgtagtTCTGATTATGCACTGACATCATTGTAAACATTCCTGAAAATATGAAAGCTACACTTTATACATTTCATGCGTCGAAGCGATTTTTACCAGGAACTATCAAACCTGATATTAGAATGTTAAGTTTATTaaacatttatgattttttaacatAATTAAGTCTGTGATAAATAAtatcagtaccgaagtactgactgcTAAgttgtgataccctcggtgatTGAGTGCAGTGCGTTAAATGAAATAACACCTTATTAATATGATATGTCCGATGGGCTTCtagaattttattttcaacaggaTTGCTGATGGAAAAACCTCATAATATAAATTCTTATATCTACTTCACTCGATTTctattggatagttgtctcattgtataAAATATCATATCTCCTTTTTTAGAGATTTAGTGTTGACGACATGTGTTAATCAAATTACGGAATGTCATAGATGTTTTTCATATGTTAAAAAGAAATGGAAACACCACTTTATAAATTTCAAGTGTCCGAAGCGCGATTTCACTACATCAGGAACGCGCAtattcgaatatttgaaagataagaatgaaaaaaagggaaacagttgaagagctttatgacCAGCAAGgaccaaaagaaaaacaattcaTTTATGGTCAACTTTAATTTGCCATGACGTTTCTTATTTTGACATATCTGGTGATAGTTACTTGAATATAACGTGTCGTGTACAATGAATATACAAACAGAAGATGACGTATGATTGCCTatgggacaactatccacctGAAACCGATTGAAGtagatgtacaaaaaatgtaagcattgataattttttttcaagaaaagaaaaataattcacaaCTAAAAATACGCTATACTGATTTTAGATACATTAAACTGTTTAGTAATACCATATTAACTTAAAAGATATTGAAAGGAACACTTAAATAGAAAAATAGGACTTTTATTTATGCTACCTTAAGGAATGatctaaaaatatgtttttgaattatAATCATAATATGCACTGTTTCTTGCATACAggtttttaaaaccaaaaaattatcaaaaaaaaatttataaaatgagaaaaaaaaagtatgcatgtatatactttttgTATATTGTACTCGATAATTcctatttcatatattttatatttagctGTACCCTGCGGTGATCCAGATAATGGAACATTTTCCGTAATAGTTAGTATTTTCGGTACCGTATATTTGGATTCTGTAAATTATGAATGCATCACCGGACACGGTCATTTATCTGGAGATGATGTTCGAAATTGTCAGCAGGACGGAACATGGAGTGGAAGCGCATTAGTATGCGATAGTGAGTATTTTCTTACATACTTAATCTAAAATAAAAGTCTTTAATTCAAACGCAATTCATCTTATAGAATtaacatatacaaatataatatcatCACTGAATAATTGCTTGTGATTAACTTTACTTTAATAATGCATAAGGGGTGATAGTATAGACTGGTCATGGATTGAAACTtttttcaatgatacatttttatattaacttcaaaacaaaagatttacggattagaaaaaaacttatcattttaaatatttttactattttaagaAAGTTGTACGGAAGAATCATTACCAGATGGCGTAATTCGTACAAATGATGGAAATCTTATCAATACCAATGCAACATTTGACTGCAAACCCGGTTTTACGTATGGCGATGGTGATTTAATAAGACAATGCGGTGAAAATGGGAGCTGGTCAGGAGAACCGTTTAATTGTACAAGTAAGTGCGCATGACGCAGAAAAGGATCCTTCATTTGTAAACGGTAGTATTAATTCCGAAAGTATTCAGATGGTATTCATGCTCAATTGTATGTCTAAAAGACATCTGACTTTTGTAAAACATTGAAAGGATATTtcaggtaaataaaggcaacagtagtatactgctcttcgaaattcatcaatcgattgagaaaaaaaaaatccgggttacgaactaaaactgagggaaacacttcaaatataagaggaaaactacggcACAATAGAaacacattaaaatgtaaaaatcacacaaaaaaaaaaactataatataacaatggccatatttctgacttggtaaaggacaatttattaaaataaatggtgggttaaacctggttttgtggcatgccaaacctcccgtaTGCTGTTGCTTGTGTAACTTGTGATGGTAAATTAATGACTAAGTGTAATTATGATATTTAAGAAGATCTTTTTATGttatatgatatatgatatatccTCAAGTCAATATGAGTGTATTTCCTAAAATCTATCTCTATGGAAACTGTAGAACTGACACATTGAAATATCTCCAAATTTAGAGGCAACAAGAGTCATAAATGGAATAAtcgaaaacaaatccaggtcacaaaccaaaagagagggaaacacatcaacttttagaggaaaacaacagaacaataGAAACTCTGaactgcaacaacaaaaaaaaaaacaacaacaaaaattcaaaaggaaaTACGCCAAAACTCGGGAAAAACATACCACAATAAATTATGACAGGTTGTTTTTAAATGTATAGATTTACGACAAGCGCTTATcttgaaagtaaacaaaataaatcattttgtttGACAATTATGCATTATACATTGAAGTACTCTTAAAACGGTCCATGTTTTGGTAATAAATATAGAAACGTTACTTGTAATTGAAATCTTAAAAGAAAAAATTCCGTTTGTCAGAAATttacttttctttcttttaataatattaaCACAGCATCAATATCTTTTAGGAATTTCATGCGGAGTTCCTCCAAATATCACAAAAGGATCTGTCACTTTCACTTCTACGTTGTTTGAAGCTGTCAGTTTGTATACATGTGATGTTGGCCATATAAACTCTAAATCTGGTTTGAATACAGGGACTGTAACCTGTTACCATACAGGTTCATGGACAAGTGAACTTCCAGATTGTCAACGTATGtatctttaaaatgttttagaattagTGCGAAAAcgaaatataagatataaaaaaaaaatatgttcaattaGTATGGTGAAAAATTAAAAGATCAGCATGCTAGATAACAACCTGTTACTCAATTTGTCgttcttttatttttcttctgtttttttttatcagtaaaaaaaatagtatcatATAATTTGTCAAGTAAATGCATAATGCATTATGTCCCATCGTGGCTTGCTATGATATAAATTTTAAGACGTTCATCAATGTTAAGAGATAAAACAGGGTTTCAATATTACATTctattttattgtgtataaaaaaaacacagtCGCTTTAATATTGCATTCTATGTAATCAATTCACAAATCAAAAGGCATTAGTTGcgatgtttttttgttgttgttgtaatgttgagaaatatttatagat
The window above is part of the Mytilus galloprovincialis chromosome 4, xbMytGall1.hap1.1, whole genome shotgun sequence genome. Proteins encoded here:
- the LOC143071033 gene encoding P-selectin-like, with product MHCYCLYVNGIQVCGYFFVEPACGGFSCAGASDRGPECNCTGSGKEGQFCDSGVTCPKPNDHRNSNLAPLKTRYNHQEEVTFSCKTGYYNVSGEFVRQCQEDKTWSGEPYLCDPVPCGDPDNGTFSVIVSIFGTVYLDSVNYECITGHGHLSGDDVRNCQQDGTWSGSALVCDKSCTEESLPDGVIRTNDGNLINTNATFDCKPGFTYGDGDLIRQCGENGSWSGEPFNCTRISCGVPPNITKGSVTFTSTLFEAVSLYTCDVGHINSKSGLNTGTVTCYHTGSWTSELPDCQLVECQAPAFITYGSWNTSTQYFYGDIITYQCNRAFTLIGVESRTCQADRTWSGEPPTCRAVTCPNFIVPNGNVFASNNSVDGFLAVLCNDGFTLNGSIPMFCLVTGAWSGAVPQCINTGTSTTGNDSSQNNGQTDTTQMNPKDYIYKVDKTTTSSFQRKLVSAPDDRTSAIVVGWVGVIVLTAVVAIIASIDCINICQKAGGKKRNRSVRDNSSRDSDIPHVIQ